A region from the Mycolicibacterium phlei genome encodes:
- a CDS encoding TPM domain-containing protein: MRFARLLTVLLALLTTGALLAPSAPAEAPMRLSGYLTDDAGALTAAQRSEVTAAIDTLYADRKTRLWVVYVETFNGMAAETWARNTMRASDLGSYDALLAVATVDRAYAFLVPDSATDLSAAEVDRVRRNDIEPALRGNDWAGAAIAAAQGLNPAPTSISWVGVLVTLAVLALAVLGLMVWQRRRRRKRREAEFAAARRVDPTDPRALAAVPLDALDDLSRAMVVEVDNAVRTSAHELEIAVEEFGEQRTEPFTRAVNNAKTTLAQAFNVRQILDDAVPETPAQRRDLLTRVIVAAAKADRELDAQRDAFAELRNLAITAPDRLAAMTQQVVDITARLEPARQKLAQLHTEFDAAALTSVDGNVDAAKELVEFADKNISRGRELAQRPVAGQQSELVDCVHAAESALAQARELLDAVDSAASDIRRAAAQLPATIEDIQNGIRQAGELLADGKVPQAQKLAEARDAAAAAVATAQRTGAVDPLGAVTELTKADAELDRLLAAVEQEKEAAERLQRTLDEAMFTARSRIRSVSDFIDTRRGAVGPEARTRLAEAVRQLAAADEKRHTDPAEAIRHANGAAMLASQAQTLAHNDVINAQNRFSGPWGGGGPTAGGGGGNLGAILGGILIGNILSGGRGGIGGGLGGGGFNPGSFGGSGGGGMFGGGGRF; encoded by the coding sequence ATGCGTTTCGCCCGCCTGCTGACCGTTCTGCTCGCGCTGCTCACCACCGGTGCGCTGCTGGCCCCGTCAGCCCCCGCCGAGGCTCCCATGCGACTGTCCGGCTACCTGACCGACGACGCCGGGGCGCTCACCGCCGCCCAGAGGTCGGAGGTGACCGCGGCGATCGACACCCTCTACGCCGACCGCAAGACCCGGCTGTGGGTGGTCTACGTCGAGACCTTCAACGGCATGGCCGCCGAGACGTGGGCGCGAAACACCATGCGGGCCAGCGATTTGGGCAGCTACGACGCGCTGCTGGCGGTGGCCACCGTCGACCGCGCGTACGCGTTCCTGGTGCCCGACAGCGCCACCGACCTCAGCGCCGCCGAGGTCGACCGGGTCCGGCGCAACGACATCGAACCGGCGCTGCGGGGCAACGACTGGGCCGGGGCGGCGATCGCGGCCGCGCAGGGCCTGAACCCGGCACCGACGAGCATCAGCTGGGTCGGGGTGCTGGTGACGCTGGCGGTGCTGGCGCTGGCCGTGCTGGGCCTGATGGTGTGGCAGCGACGGCGCAGGCGCAAGCGCCGCGAGGCCGAGTTCGCCGCGGCGCGCCGGGTGGACCCGACCGATCCGCGGGCGCTGGCGGCGGTGCCGCTGGACGCGCTCGACGACCTGTCGCGGGCGATGGTGGTGGAGGTCGACAACGCGGTGCGCACCAGCGCGCACGAGCTCGAGATCGCGGTCGAGGAGTTCGGCGAGCAGCGCACCGAACCGTTCACGCGTGCCGTCAACAACGCCAAAACGACGCTGGCGCAAGCGTTCAACGTGCGCCAGATTCTCGACGACGCGGTGCCCGAGACCCCGGCGCAGCGCCGCGACCTGCTGACCCGGGTGATCGTCGCCGCCGCCAAGGCCGACCGTGAGCTCGACGCCCAGCGCGACGCGTTCGCCGAGCTGCGCAACCTGGCGATCACCGCGCCGGACCGGCTGGCCGCGATGACCCAGCAGGTCGTCGACATCACCGCGCGGCTGGAGCCCGCCCGGCAGAAGCTCGCGCAGCTGCACACCGAGTTCGACGCGGCGGCGCTGACGTCGGTGGACGGCAACGTCGACGCCGCCAAGGAGCTGGTGGAGTTCGCCGACAAGAACATCAGCCGCGGCCGGGAGCTGGCGCAGCGTCCGGTGGCCGGGCAGCAGAGCGAGCTGGTCGACTGCGTGCACGCCGCCGAGTCGGCGCTGGCGCAGGCGCGCGAACTGCTCGACGCGGTCGACTCCGCGGCCAGCGACATCCGGCGCGCCGCGGCCCAGCTGCCCGCGACGATCGAGGACATCCAGAACGGAATCCGCCAGGCCGGTGAGCTGCTGGCCGACGGCAAGGTGCCGCAGGCGCAGAAGCTGGCCGAGGCGCGCGACGCCGCGGCGGCCGCGGTGGCCACGGCGCAGCGGACGGGGGCGGTGGATCCGCTCGGCGCGGTCACCGAGCTGACGAAGGCCGACGCGGAGTTGGACCGGCTGCTGGCCGCCGTCGAGCAGGAGAAGGAGGCCGCCGAGCGGTTGCAGCGCACGCTCGACGAGGCGATGTTCACGGCGCGGTCGCGGATCCGGTCGGTGTCGGACTTCATCGACACCCGCCGCGGCGCCGTCGGTCCGGAGGCCCGCACCCGGCTGGCCGAGGCGGTGCGTCAGCTCGCCGCGGCCGACGAGAAGCGGCACACCGATCCGGCCGAGGCGATCCGGCACGCCAACGGGGCGGCGATGCTGGCCTCGCAGGCGCAGACGCTGGCGCACAACGACGTCATCAACGCGCAGAACCGGTTCTCCGGACCGTGGGGCGGCGGCGGGCCCACCGCGGGCGGCGGGGGTGGCAACCTCGGTGCGATCCTCGGCGGCATCCTGATCGGCAACATCCTGTCCGGCGGTCGCGGCGGGATCGGCGGCGGACTGGGCGGTGGCGGTTTCAACCCCGGTTCGTTCGGCGGTTCCGGCGGTGGCGGCATGTTCGGCGGCGGCGGCCGCTTCTAG
- a CDS encoding glycine--tRNA ligase: MASSSIIDTVANLAKRRGLVYQAGEIYGGTRSAWDYGPLGVELKENIKRQWWKSVVTSRDDVVGLDSSIILPRQVWVASGHVDVFNDPLVECLNCHKRHRQDHMQEAYFEKSGAKKGYADPDAVEMSEITCPDCGTKGQWTEPRDFNMMLKTYLGPIESEEGLHYLRPETAQGIFVNFANVVTTQRKKPPFGIAQTGKSFRNEITPGNFIFRTREFEQMEMEFFVEPSTAREWHQYWIDERLKWYVELGINRDNLRLYEHPKEKLSHYSDRTVDIEYKFGFVGSPWGELEGIANRTDFDLSTHSKHSGVDLSYYDQASDTRYIPYVIEPAAGLTRSFMAFLIDAYAEDEAPNAKGGVDKRTVLRLDPRLAPVKAAVLPLSRNEQLSPKARDLAAELRKCWNVDFDDAGAIGRRYRRQDEIGTPFCVTVDFDTLEDHAVTIRERDTMTQDRVALDQVSDYLAARLKGC; the protein is encoded by the coding sequence GTGGCTTCCTCTTCGATCATCGACACCGTCGCGAACCTGGCCAAGCGGCGCGGGTTGGTCTATCAGGCCGGCGAGATCTACGGCGGCACCCGCTCGGCGTGGGACTACGGCCCGCTGGGCGTGGAACTCAAGGAGAACATCAAGCGGCAGTGGTGGAAGTCGGTGGTCACCAGCCGCGACGACGTCGTCGGCCTGGACAGCTCGATCATCCTGCCGCGCCAGGTGTGGGTGGCCTCGGGCCACGTCGACGTGTTCAACGACCCGCTGGTGGAGTGCCTGAACTGCCATAAGCGGCACCGGCAGGACCACATGCAGGAGGCCTACTTCGAGAAGAGCGGGGCGAAGAAGGGCTACGCAGATCCCGACGCGGTCGAGATGAGCGAGATCACCTGTCCGGACTGCGGCACCAAGGGCCAGTGGACCGAACCGCGTGACTTCAACATGATGCTCAAGACCTATCTCGGCCCGATCGAGTCCGAGGAGGGCCTGCACTATCTGCGCCCGGAGACCGCGCAGGGCATCTTCGTCAACTTCGCCAACGTGGTGACCACGCAGCGCAAGAAGCCGCCGTTCGGTATCGCCCAGACCGGCAAGAGCTTCCGCAACGAGATCACCCCCGGCAACTTCATCTTCCGCACCCGCGAGTTTGAGCAGATGGAGATGGAGTTCTTCGTCGAGCCGTCGACCGCGCGCGAATGGCACCAGTACTGGATTGACGAGCGGCTTAAGTGGTACGTCGAGCTCGGCATCAACCGCGACAACCTGCGGCTCTACGAGCACCCCAAGGAGAAGCTGTCGCACTACTCCGACCGCACGGTCGACATCGAGTACAAGTTCGGCTTCGTCGGCAGCCCGTGGGGTGAGCTGGAGGGCATCGCCAACCGCACCGACTTCGACTTGTCCACGCACTCAAAGCATTCCGGTGTGGACCTGTCGTACTACGACCAGGCCAGCGACACCCGCTACATCCCGTACGTGATCGAGCCGGCAGCCGGTCTGACCCGGTCGTTCATGGCGTTCTTGATCGACGCCTACGCCGAGGACGAGGCGCCCAACGCCAAGGGCGGCGTCGACAAGCGCACCGTGCTGCGGCTGGACCCGCGGCTGGCTCCGGTCAAGGCCGCGGTGCTGCCGCTGTCGCGCAACGAGCAGCTGTCGCCGAAGGCCCGCGACCTGGCCGCCGAGCTGCGCAAGTGCTGGAACGTCGACTTCGACGACGCCGGTGCGATCGGCCGCCGCTACCGCCGCCAGGACGAGATCGGCACCCCGTTCTGTGTGACGGTGGACTTCGACACGCTCGAGGACCATGCGGTGACGATCCGCGAACGCGACACCATGACCCAGGACCGCGTCGCGCTCGACCAGGTCAGCGACTACCTGGCCGCCCGCCTGAAAGGCTGCTAA
- a CDS encoding ArsR/SmtB family transcription factor, with protein sequence MKTVSTLADGHHDHGGAPLPELPNREVLDTSGDLLRALAAPVRIAIVLQLREAARCVHELVDALGVPQPLVSQHLRILKAAGVVAGERSGREVMYRLVDDHLADIVVAAVTHAAEGTR encoded by the coding sequence ATGAAAACCGTTTCCACTTTGGCGGACGGGCACCACGACCACGGCGGCGCACCGCTTCCCGAGCTCCCCAACCGCGAGGTGCTCGACACCTCCGGGGACCTGCTGCGGGCCCTGGCCGCGCCGGTGCGGATCGCGATCGTGCTGCAGCTGCGCGAGGCGGCGCGCTGCGTGCACGAACTCGTCGACGCGCTGGGCGTGCCGCAACCGCTGGTCAGCCAGCACCTGCGGATCCTCAAGGCCGCGGGTGTGGTGGCCGGGGAACGGTCCGGCCGCGAGGTGATGTACCGCCTGGTCGACGACCACCTCGCTGATATCGTCGTCGCGGCGGTCACCCACGCGGCCGAGGGCACCCGGTGA
- a CDS encoding Fur family transcriptional regulator, with product MTAAGPSTGVRATRQRAAIAALLDDVGEFRSAQELHDELRRRGESIGLTTVYRTLQQMAAAGVVDSLRTDTGESVYRRCSTDHHHHLVCRTCGAAVEIQGGDVEDWAANVAREHGFSDVSHTIEIFGRCADCTQTTQTSAD from the coding sequence GTGACGGCGGCGGGGCCGTCGACCGGCGTGCGCGCCACCCGGCAGCGCGCGGCGATCGCGGCGCTTCTCGACGACGTCGGCGAGTTCCGCTCCGCCCAGGAACTACACGACGAGCTGCGCAGGCGCGGCGAGAGCATCGGGTTGACGACGGTCTACCGCACCCTGCAGCAGATGGCGGCCGCCGGTGTCGTCGACAGCCTGCGCACCGACACCGGCGAGTCGGTGTACCGGCGCTGCTCGACCGACCACCACCACCATCTGGTGTGCCGCACCTGCGGGGCGGCGGTGGAGATCCAGGGCGGCGACGTCGAGGACTGGGCCGCCAACGTCGCGCGCGAACACGGCTTCTCCGACGTCAGCCACACGATCGAGATCTTCGGCCGCTGCGCCGACTGCACCCAGACCACCCAGACGTCAGCCGACTAG